The DNA region AAACAATATATTCAAGTAATCTAACTTCTGCCCCAGGATCTGTTTCACAAGTAAGAGAGATAACTTTTGAATTGATGAGAAAAGCAAAAGATAGTGAAATTGCAATGTTTATTATTGGTCATATTACAAAAGAGGGAAGTATTGCAGGACCTAGAGTTTTAGAACACATGGTTGATACTGTTTTATATTTTGAAGGAGAAGCAAGTAAAGAGATAAGAATGTTAAGGGGATTTAAAAATAGATTTGGTTCAACTTCTGAAATAGGTATTTTTGAGATGACAAATGAAGGTCTAGTAAGTGCAAAAGATATAGCATCAAAATTTTTCGATAAATCAAAACCACAAAGTGGTTCTGCTTTAACTGTATCTATGGAAGGAAGTCGTGCATTAATTTTAGAAGTTCAAGCATTAGTTACAGAAAGTACATACCCTAATCCTAAAAGAAGTGCAACTGGATTTGATGTAAATAGATTAAATATGCTTTTAGCACTACTTGAAAAGAAAATTGATTTGCCTTTAAATCATTATGATGTATTTGTAAATATTAGTGGGGGAATTAGAATAAAAGAGAGTTCTGCTGATTTGGCAGTAATTGCTAGTATAATCAGTTCTTTTAGAGACAGACCATTATCTAAAGAATCAGCTTTTATAGGAGAAGTATCTTTAACAGGAGAAATAAAAGATGTATATTCACTTGATATGAGACTAAAAGAAGCACAAGCACAAGGTATAAAAAAAGTAATTTGTGCACAAAAACCAAATATCAAATTGGACTTAAAAATATATCCAGTTGAAGAAGTTCCTAAAATGATAGAACTATTCTAAAAAAATATTAAAGTTATTTAGGTAATATTTCACAAAAAACTGGGGTTTCTTGATGATAGAACTAGACAATCATGTTAATTTAGATATTGATATTGCGCTAATTGAAGAAATATCTAATAGTTTAACATCTAAAGATATTGAACTTATTATTACAGATAATGAACAAATAAGAGAACTAAATAAACAACACAGAAATAAAGATAAAGCAACAGATGTTCTTAGTTTTCCTTTAGAGTTTGATATGCCAAATATGCCTTTAGGTTCAATTGTAATTTCAAAAGATTTTGTAAAAGATAAAGCAAAAGAGTATA from Malaciobacter molluscorum LMG 25693 includes:
- the radA gene encoding DNA repair protein RadA, whose amino-acid sequence is MAKKNKTLFECQHCGEQATKWLGKCPNCGGWDSFIELNQQQQEIIKQTAKVINTTSKATPITQIQQDDVTRFSSNNDEFDLVLGGGIVPGSLTLIGGSPGVGKSTLLLKVAGSIASSGKKVLYVSGEESAGQIKLRANRLEANNDNLYLLSEIKLEEIMDELLRQEYEVCIIDSIQTIYSSNLTSAPGSVSQVREITFELMRKAKDSEIAMFIIGHITKEGSIAGPRVLEHMVDTVLYFEGEASKEIRMLRGFKNRFGSTSEIGIFEMTNEGLVSAKDIASKFFDKSKPQSGSALTVSMEGSRALILEVQALVTESTYPNPKRSATGFDVNRLNMLLALLEKKIDLPLNHYDVFVNISGGIRIKESSADLAVIASIISSFRDRPLSKESAFIGEVSLTGEIKDVYSLDMRLKEAQAQGIKKVICAQKPNIKLDLKIYPVEEVPKMIELF
- the ybeY gene encoding rRNA maturation RNase YbeY, which produces MIELDNHVNLDIDIALIEEISNSLTSKDIELIITDNEQIRELNKQHRNKDKATDVLSFPLEFDMPNMPLGSIVISKDFVKDKAKEYNHSIQNEFTLLFIHGLLHLLGYDHEVDDGEHRQKEEELITKYKLPDSLIIRNS